The genomic interval TTGGGGAGTCGTCGTGTCGGCGGGTTGCTGCTCCAGCGTGGTTGCCAATTTTGCTCGCTCTAATCCCTCAATCCGGATTTGACCCTTGTTGCTGGTCAAATGCGCCAAGCGAACCTCGGTTCCGCTGACGGCCAGACCGAGTGCGTGTTTGATGTTGAAGCGATTCATATGTGCAAGGGGTATCGACGATGCAAGCAACCTTCCCGGCTGTCGCGTTCTCTCCATTGATGATAACAACGACTTCGCGCAGAGCCGGAGCGCCGCTAGCGATCGTACTTGATCAGGTCTTCAAAGCGTTTCTTGTTGTTGGCATTGTTGATGGCTTCTTCATAGGAAATGATCCGGCTTTTGTACAAACGGGCCAAATCCTGCTCCATCGTAACCATGCCCTCATTGCCGCATTGCTGAATGATCTGATAAATTTCTTCCGTATGATTGTTGCGAATGGCGGCGCGCACGGAAACATTCGCCACCATCACCTCCTTGGCCAGCACGCGTTTGCCGTCCAAACTGCGAATCAGCTTTTGCGAGATCGCACAGGTCAACACGCTCGCCAGGCGCTCACGAATGCGCGGCTGTTCCGGCGGCGGCGATTCGCCCAAAATACGATCGATGCTTTCCACGGCAGATGAGGTGTGCAGCGTCGCCATGACTTTGTGGCCGCTGTCTGCCGCCTCCAAAACCGTGGCGATGGTATCCGGATCGCGCATTTCGCTAATGACGATGATGTCCGGATCCTGGCGCAACCCCTGAATCAAACCTTCTTTAAAGGAATGCACGTCCCGGCCCACCTCGCGGTGGCGCACCACGCATTTTTGCGACACGTGAATAAATTCGATCGGATCGCCGATGATCAAAATATGCCCGTTCGAGGTGCGATTGTTCGCGTCAATGATCGTGTCGAGCGTCGCACTCTTGCCGGAGCCGGTGATGCCGGTCACCAAAATCAGGCCGCGCTTTTCATACTCCAAATTCATCAAACGCGCCACCTGCCGGTGGAAGGCCAGTTCC from Cytophagia bacterium CHB2 carries:
- a CDS encoding twitching motility protein PilT, giving the protein MGIIGQLLDSQPVEIREQLRQAVEFLMISMENKDASDMDFGAVGSSGFVWYRVYGIKRPFHPEMGEFTAVETNIMLLNLLTPVEREELWKNRQLDFSYQLVTPLGRRRFRSSIYWELNHLSLSMRRINPELRPFQELAFHRQVARLMNLEYEKRGLILVTGITGSGKSATLDTIIDANNRTSNGHILIIGDPIEFIHVSQKCVVRHREVGRDVHSFKEGLIQGLRQDPDIIVISEMRDPDTIATVLEAADSGHKVMATLHTSSAVESIDRILGESPPPEQPRIRERLASVLTCAISQKLIRSLDGKRVLAKEVMVANVSVRAAIRNNHTEEIYQIIQQCGNEGMVTMEQDLARLYKSRIISYEEAINNANNKKRFEDLIKYDR